The Longimicrobiaceae bacterium genomic sequence GATCGGAACGAGGCGCCCTGCGCCCCTGCTCGGTCTTGCGGCTCGCATCGTAAACCTTTACCTGGAACGTCCCGGCGCCCCTCCGGCGCCCGCCGCGGCGAACGCAACGCGCGCGCCACGCGCGGCCCACCCCCCGCTCCCGCGCGATCACCCGGCCCATGCACGGCACCCCGCTCTCCGTCCTGCTGGCGCTGCTCGCGCTGGCCCCTCCCCTGGCGGCGCAGCAGGGCGCGGCCGACGTCCGCCCGCGCGCCCGCGAGCTGGGGGTGGCGCCCGGCGTCCTCCCGCCCGGCCCGCTGAACGCCATCACCGACGTCCCCGGCGTCCGGGTGGGCCAGGTCACCGTGCGCGAGGGGGACTCGGTCCGCACCGGCGTCACCGCGGTGCTTCCCCACGGGGGCGACCTGTTCACCGACAAGGTCCCGGCGGCGGTCTTCGTGGGGAACGGCTTCGGGAAGCTGATGGGCGTCACCCAGGTGCGCGAGCTGGGCGAGATCGAGACGCCCGTCGTCCTCACCTGCACCCTCTGCGTCCCGCGCGCGGCGGACGCGGTGCTGGACCACGTGCTCGCCCGGAACCCGGAGGCGCGCAGCGTGAACGCCGTGGTCGGCGAGACCAACGACGGCTTCCTCAACGACATCCGCGCCCGGCCGGTGCGCGCCGAGCACGTCCTCCGCGCCCTCCGCCAGGCGCGGGGCGGGCCGGTGGAGGAGGGCGCCGTGGGCGCGGGGACGGGGACGGTCGCCTTCGGGTGGAAGGGGGGGATCGGCACCTCGTCGCGCGTGCTCCCGCGCTCGCTGGGCGGGTACACGGTGGGGGTGCTGGTGCAGAGCAACTACGGCGGGATCCTCCAGGTGCTCGGCGCGCCCGTGGGCCGCGAGCTGGACCAGTACTTCCTCAAGCGGGAGCTGGACCGGGGCGACGCGGACGGCTCCATCATG encodes the following:
- a CDS encoding P1 family peptidase — translated: MHGTPLSVLLALLALAPPLAAQQGAADVRPRARELGVAPGVLPPGPLNAITDVPGVRVGQVTVREGDSVRTGVTAVLPHGGDLFTDKVPAAVFVGNGFGKLMGVTQVRELGEIETPVVLTCTLCVPRAADAVLDHVLARNPEARSVNAVVGETNDGFLNDIRARPVRAEHVLRALRQARGGPVEEGAVGAGTGTVAFGWKGGIGTSSRVLPRSLGGYTVGVLVQSNYGGILQVLGAPVGRELDQYFLKRELDRGDADGSIMIVIATDAPLEPRNLERLAARAMLGLARTGSPMTNGSGDYAIAFSTAEGVRRTPERRSAPHTVEVLPNDLLSPLFEAVVEATEEAIYNSLFRATTTAGHRGTVEALPLDRVREILARYGALGQDRRLPPGRPKR